A portion of the Leptospira noumeaensis genome contains these proteins:
- a CDS encoding UDP-N-acetylmuramate dehydrogenase, translated as MLVQNNIPLAPLTSFQLGGEAKYFISVKTKEDLTKALTFCKKENQPFFVLGGGSNTIFRDSGFPGVVLQMLIPGIRCMDTNDEHTIFQVGAGVPWDQFVEYAVKQGLAGIECLSGIPGSVGASPIQNIGAYGQEVKDSILKVECMNPAGEIITLTNENCKFKYRNSEFKSGIYKDWIVVSVTFQLSKLKSPCLRYPEVKKVWENFHSNDSITSEQETPNLELRVREMETLRNLVIQLRKKKSMVLDVADPNTRSAGSFFTNPILSDGETDQFIETAKKHGFVNPPVYPESQGFKKLSAAWLIENSGIQKGTKYPGGVGISENHCLGLINIGGTTTALLEMAESVRQTVFEKFFVRLEMEPVVRP; from the coding sequence ATGTTGGTTCAAAACAATATCCCCTTGGCTCCACTCACATCATTCCAATTGGGTGGCGAGGCAAAATACTTTATCTCTGTCAAAACTAAGGAAGATCTAACCAAGGCCCTAACATTTTGTAAAAAAGAAAACCAACCTTTTTTTGTTTTGGGTGGTGGATCCAATACTATATTTCGCGATTCTGGTTTCCCAGGTGTTGTTCTTCAAATGTTAATCCCTGGAATTCGTTGTATGGATACAAATGACGAACATACAATTTTCCAAGTAGGTGCTGGTGTTCCTTGGGATCAATTTGTTGAATATGCAGTAAAACAAGGATTAGCTGGCATTGAGTGTCTTTCTGGAATTCCAGGTTCTGTGGGTGCCTCCCCCATCCAAAATATTGGAGCTTATGGCCAGGAAGTAAAAGATTCCATTTTAAAAGTAGAATGTATGAATCCAGCGGGAGAGATAATTACACTGACTAACGAAAATTGTAAGTTTAAATATCGTAACAGTGAATTCAAATCGGGAATCTATAAAGATTGGATTGTGGTTTCAGTCACTTTCCAATTGTCCAAACTAAAATCTCCTTGTTTACGTTACCCAGAAGTAAAAAAGGTATGGGAAAACTTTCATTCGAACGACAGTATCACTTCGGAGCAAGAGACACCTAACTTGGAATTACGAGTGAGAGAAATGGAAACACTCAGGAATTTGGTGATCCAACTTCGAAAGAAAAAATCAATGGTGTTGGATGTAGCTGATCCCAATACCCGATCGGCAGGTTCTTTTTTTACAAACCCCATCTTATCGGATGGAGAAACCGATCAGTTTATAGAAACTGCTAAAAAACATGGATTTGTTAACCCACCAGTTTATCCCGAGTCGCAAGGATTCAAAAAACTTTCTGCTGCCTGGCTCATTGAAAACTCAGGAATCCAAAAAGGAACCAAATATCCTGGAGGAGTTGGGATCTCAGAGAACCATTGTTTGGGTCTAATCAATATAGGCGGAACGACTACGGCGCTTTTAGAAATGGCAGAATCAGTCAGACAAACTGTATTTGAGAAATTTTTTGTTCGATTGGAAATGGAACCGGTCGTACGGCCATAA
- a CDS encoding transglutaminase family protein, with translation MADFKVIHKTKYSYDDTVAYCHNMAHMYPLTSPHQDCFRTHVTVNPKPVVSSFRRDYFGNQVFLFSVEDPHRFLEVVVESTVRTHQSSGIDLYKSTPWESIYSLIHESTLDADILSIEYIQPSSFIAAKQSYSEFARMFFTEGKPVYAAALEMTTYIYQTFQYDPKATSINTPIDQVLNERKGVCQDFSHLMIAALRSLKIPTRYVSGYLETLPPPGTEKLQGSDATHAWVSVYCPTFGWMDFDPTNGKIITEEYIITAIGRDYADVSPLKGILFGGGKHKLKVEVDVIRELI, from the coding sequence ATGGCTGATTTTAAAGTAATTCATAAAACTAAATACAGTTACGACGATACAGTTGCTTATTGCCATAATATGGCCCATATGTATCCTTTGACCTCGCCGCACCAAGATTGTTTTAGAACACATGTGACTGTAAATCCCAAACCGGTTGTTTCTTCTTTTCGCAGAGATTATTTTGGAAACCAGGTATTTCTTTTTTCAGTAGAGGATCCGCATCGTTTTTTAGAGGTTGTGGTTGAATCAACAGTGCGAACGCACCAATCCTCCGGAATCGATTTGTATAAATCGACTCCTTGGGAAAGTATCTATTCTCTCATCCATGAATCAACATTAGATGCAGATATCTTATCCATTGAATACATTCAACCTTCCTCTTTTATCGCAGCAAAACAAAGTTATTCGGAATTTGCTCGAATGTTTTTTACGGAAGGGAAACCAGTTTACGCTGCTGCATTGGAGATGACAACTTACATCTACCAAACATTTCAGTATGATCCAAAAGCTACAAGTATCAACACTCCCATTGATCAAGTTTTAAATGAAAGAAAAGGTGTGTGTCAGGATTTTTCACATTTGATGATTGCCGCCTTACGTTCCTTAAAGATTCCGACTCGTTATGTGAGTGGATACTTAGAAACTTTGCCTCCTCCTGGAACAGAAAAATTACAAGGAAGTGACGCTACACATGCATGGGTTTCTGTCTATTGTCCTACATTTGGATGGATGGATTTTGATCCTACCAATGGAAAAATCATTACCGAAGAATATATCATCACGGCAATTGGACGTGACTACGCGGACGTTTCCCCATTAAAAGGAATTTTGTTCGGTGGTGGAAAACATAAATTAAAAGTCGAAGTGGATGTAATCCGTGAATTAATTTGA
- the mltG gene encoding endolytic transglycosylase MltG, whose amino-acid sequence MNSKLKKYLILSGLGVSLLLVLALIGFFVIDEIKGGAVGDGQNKYELIIDSGEPSSSVVRELAAAGMIKSSVYFNYLMKFTRAGNKIKQGVYDINDGMSSRKILDVIISGKVKLVNFTVPEGYNNRQIGDLLVSKKLAISREEFLKVTQSPALLTKYNIPAKTLEGYLFPETYSVPLNYPLERITEMMIKRFYKKLESIPEAKDIKPADLHFRVVLASIVEREAVRKEERPMMAGVFLTRIEKNINLESCATIQYLFDKPKKRLFESDLKIVSPYNTYINGGWPPGPISNPGLPALEASFKPMKSDKLFFLLKPDGSHYFSATFKEHLDAKKKFIDVLYQ is encoded by the coding sequence ATGAACTCGAAACTTAAAAAATACCTGATTCTGTCAGGACTTGGTGTTTCCTTATTATTGGTTTTAGCTCTGATTGGTTTTTTCGTTATTGATGAGATCAAAGGTGGAGCTGTTGGTGATGGTCAAAATAAATATGAACTCATCATTGATTCAGGAGAACCATCATCGAGTGTAGTGCGAGAGTTAGCTGCCGCAGGAATGATCAAATCTTCCGTATACTTTAACTATTTGATGAAGTTTACACGAGCGGGAAACAAAATCAAACAAGGTGTATACGATATCAACGATGGAATGAGTTCTCGCAAAATTCTAGACGTCATCATTTCAGGAAAAGTAAAACTGGTTAATTTTACCGTTCCTGAAGGATATAACAATCGCCAGATCGGTGATTTGTTAGTTTCCAAAAAACTTGCCATCTCACGAGAAGAGTTTCTAAAAGTAACCCAAAGTCCTGCACTTCTTACAAAATATAATATCCCTGCAAAAACGTTAGAAGGTTATTTATTTCCGGAAACATATTCTGTCCCGCTGAACTATCCTTTAGAAAGAATTACGGAAATGATGATCAAAAGATTCTATAAAAAATTAGAATCCATTCCAGAAGCAAAAGATATCAAACCAGCTGACCTTCATTTTCGTGTGGTTTTGGCTTCAATCGTAGAAAGAGAAGCTGTTAGAAAAGAAGAGAGACCGATGATGGCAGGTGTGTTCTTAACTAGGATTGAAAAAAATATCAATTTGGAATCTTGCGCTACCATCCAATACTTATTCGATAAACCTAAAAAAAGATTATTTGAATCCGATCTTAAAATAGTATCACCTTATAATACTTATATTAACGGTGGATGGCCTCCTGGACCAATTTCTAATCCAGGTTTACCTGCATTAGAAGCTTCATTTAAACCAATGAAATCTGATAAATTATTCTTTTTGTTAAAACCAGATGGTTCCCATTATTTTTCTGCCACATTCAAAGAACATTTGGATGCAAAAAAGAAATTCATCGATGTTTTGTATCAATAA
- a CDS encoding Spx/MgsR family RNA polymerase-binding regulatory protein: protein MSRSNPKVYEYSGCSTCRNALKFLKSKKVEFQQIPIRETAPSVSELKKAKQYLGDIKKLFNTSGKDYREGNWKEKLGTLSEEQIYKELAANGNLVKRPFVVGDGWFLLGFKEEEWKGKLG from the coding sequence ATGAGTCGTTCCAATCCCAAAGTTTACGAATATTCTGGTTGTAGTACCTGCCGCAATGCCCTGAAATTTCTAAAATCAAAAAAAGTGGAATTCCAACAAATTCCCATCCGCGAAACCGCTCCTTCCGTTAGCGAATTAAAAAAAGCCAAACAATACTTAGGTGATATTAAAAAACTTTTTAATACGTCAGGAAAAGATTACCGTGAAGGCAATTGGAAGGAAAAATTGGGAACTCTTTCGGAAGAACAAATTTATAAAGAACTAGCTGCCAATGGAAACTTGGTTAAGAGGCCCTTTGTTGTGGGGGATGGTTGGTTTTTGCTGGGGTTTAAGGAAGAGGAGTGGAAGGGGAAGTTGGGGTAA
- a CDS encoding efflux RND transporter permease subunit, producing the protein MIESIVAFSIQNKFKVMGIALVFCLVGIINAFHLPIDAVPDVTNVQVTAVTSSPALTPFEVEQFITYPIELKLNGIPGATEIRSISRAGVSSVSVIFEDGTDIWFARQIVNERLKLVDAEIPPEYGKPELAPVATALGDIYEFILTSENHDETELRSFIDWDLSKKIKSVPGVIEVNTLGGSLKQYQILIDPRRLQVHNLTISEILDNLKTANFNTGGGYVQKDYEQLVIRGEGQFEGIDEIKRVAVRTAADGIPLLLGQIATVKEGPALRFGIATKNGKEVVAATVIMLLGENSREVVGDVKQRIEEIRATLPQGMKIEPFYDRSEFINRALKTVFINLTEGAILVFFALILTLGTAKGGILVALAIPVSMLVAVIFMKYIGVVGNLMSLGALDFGLLVDGSIVMLESVLAGFYMGRKKFNRPMNEDEIKSITEGIILERCQKVGKAAAFSVAIIMLVYLPLMVLEGVEGRMFRPMAITVALALASALVFSITVFPASLAIFYKRPFIHKAHAWEKIEEYYVLLLNWGNIRKKKILSFSLLLVIISFFLGSYLGSEFLPRIDEGEIEIDAKRLPSTAIDYSKDLNKDIEKILKPFPEISSVVSRVGRGESAAEPLGTEETSVMVKLAPKKYWVNANSREELMDVLKAKLISSIPSTYFSMSQPIENRVNALLTGSKADVVLKIYGDDLQTLKTQADKVASVLSQIDGTGDLRVQRLLGLPMLQINTNYDNMARYGVTASEILRTVEMMRVGSTAGKIFEGARRYDLVLRLDLQAKDIDSVRNIPIMTSRGTTVPLAQVADIDILDSASAIYREGLKRRIFVEVNIRGRDLVGYINEAKKKTESIQNALPEGYEIEWGGQFDNFVRARDRLVLVVPVALAIIFFMLIAAFESVYYAVGVFSVVPLAAAGGILGLLIRGLPFSIPAAVGFIAVSGIAVLNGVVYASTLKDEINAGVDIDKAVVFAGILSLRPVLTTEFIAAIGFLPMALSTMAGAEVQRPLATVVIFGVLVATALSRLVLPFVMEFLLKMDEKRKSVKEQNRINRSTKLIQIDIGEDDEPEPPLAKPKSQKRK; encoded by the coding sequence ATGATTGAATCAATTGTTGCCTTTTCCATTCAAAATAAATTTAAAGTAATGGGGATTGCTTTAGTTTTTTGTTTGGTTGGCATTATAAATGCATTTCATTTACCTATCGATGCCGTACCTGATGTAACCAATGTTCAGGTAACTGCGGTAACATCTTCACCTGCTCTGACTCCATTTGAAGTGGAACAATTTATTACTTACCCTATTGAATTAAAGTTAAACGGAATCCCTGGTGCTACGGAAATTAGATCCATTTCTCGTGCTGGTGTCAGTTCTGTGTCTGTTATCTTTGAAGACGGAACAGATATTTGGTTCGCACGACAGATAGTCAATGAACGATTGAAGTTAGTAGATGCAGAAATTCCACCTGAGTATGGAAAACCGGAACTAGCTCCCGTTGCCACTGCGTTAGGTGATATTTATGAATTCATTTTAACTTCAGAAAATCATGACGAAACAGAATTGCGCAGTTTTATTGACTGGGATCTTTCCAAAAAAATTAAAAGTGTTCCTGGGGTCATCGAGGTAAATACTCTTGGCGGTTCTCTCAAACAATATCAAATATTAATCGACCCAAGGAGATTGCAGGTTCATAATCTTACAATTTCAGAAATCTTAGATAATTTAAAAACTGCAAACTTCAACACAGGTGGTGGTTATGTTCAAAAAGATTATGAACAACTTGTCATTCGAGGTGAAGGACAATTTGAAGGAATCGATGAAATCAAAAGAGTAGCAGTGCGAACAGCTGCTGATGGAATTCCGCTTTTGTTGGGTCAAATTGCTACTGTGAAGGAGGGGCCAGCATTACGTTTCGGAATTGCAACTAAAAATGGTAAAGAAGTGGTCGCTGCCACTGTCATTATGTTACTCGGCGAAAATTCTCGCGAAGTTGTAGGCGATGTAAAACAAAGAATCGAGGAAATTCGTGCTACACTTCCTCAAGGTATGAAAATCGAACCGTTTTATGACAGGTCTGAGTTTATCAATCGTGCCTTAAAAACAGTTTTTATTAATCTTACGGAAGGTGCTATACTAGTATTTTTTGCTTTGATATTAACTCTTGGGACTGCGAAAGGAGGGATCCTCGTAGCCCTAGCCATCCCAGTATCTATGTTAGTCGCTGTTATATTTATGAAATATATCGGAGTTGTTGGGAATTTAATGTCGTTAGGTGCATTGGATTTCGGATTACTTGTGGATGGTTCTATTGTAATGTTAGAATCAGTGTTAGCTGGTTTTTATATGGGTAGAAAGAAATTTAATCGCCCAATGAATGAAGATGAAATTAAAAGTATTACTGAAGGTATTATTTTAGAAAGATGCCAGAAGGTAGGTAAGGCAGCCGCATTCTCTGTCGCAATCATTATGTTGGTATATTTACCTCTAATGGTTTTAGAGGGAGTAGAAGGACGTATGTTTCGTCCGATGGCAATCACGGTTGCGTTAGCTCTCGCAAGTGCACTTGTATTCTCAATTACTGTATTTCCTGCAAGCCTTGCTATTTTTTACAAAAGACCTTTCATTCATAAAGCACATGCTTGGGAAAAAATTGAAGAATATTATGTTTTACTGCTAAACTGGGGAAACATAAGAAAAAAGAAAATTTTATCATTCTCATTACTTTTAGTCATCATTTCTTTTTTTCTAGGATCTTATTTGGGATCGGAATTTTTACCAAGAATTGATGAGGGGGAAATCGAAATTGATGCAAAACGTTTGCCTTCAACGGCAATTGATTATTCCAAAGATTTAAATAAAGACATAGAAAAAATTCTAAAACCTTTCCCCGAAATTTCTAGTGTTGTTTCTCGAGTGGGTCGTGGTGAATCTGCTGCAGAACCTTTAGGTACCGAAGAAACGTCTGTTATGGTGAAATTAGCACCAAAAAAATATTGGGTGAATGCAAACTCCAGAGAAGAGCTGATGGATGTTTTGAAAGCAAAATTAATTTCATCCATTCCATCCACTTATTTTAGCATGTCACAACCAATTGAGAATCGGGTGAATGCATTATTAACTGGCTCGAAAGCAGATGTCGTTCTTAAGATTTATGGGGATGACCTGCAAACATTAAAAACGCAAGCAGACAAAGTTGCAAGTGTTCTGAGTCAAATAGATGGAACTGGAGATTTACGCGTTCAACGATTGTTAGGTCTTCCGATGTTACAAATTAATACAAACTATGATAATATGGCTCGTTATGGAGTTACTGCATCGGAGATTTTGCGGACAGTAGAGATGATGAGAGTTGGGTCTACCGCAGGTAAAATATTTGAAGGTGCAAGAAGATATGATTTAGTATTAAGATTAGATTTACAAGCCAAAGATATCGATTCTGTTCGAAACATTCCTATCATGACATCTCGCGGAACAACTGTTCCACTCGCCCAAGTAGCCGATATCGATATTCTTGATTCTGCTTCTGCAATTTACCGAGAAGGATTAAAAAGAAGAATTTTTGTCGAAGTGAACATTCGGGGAAGAGACCTCGTTGGTTATATCAATGAAGCCAAAAAGAAAACGGAATCCATTCAGAATGCTTTACCTGAAGGATATGAAATTGAATGGGGAGGTCAGTTTGATAACTTTGTTCGTGCAAGAGATCGATTGGTTCTTGTTGTTCCTGTCGCACTTGCAATTATATTTTTTATGTTAATCGCAGCATTCGAAAGTGTGTATTATGCAGTTGGAGTTTTTTCCGTAGTTCCTCTCGCCGCTGCAGGTGGTATACTTGGATTATTAATTCGTGGGTTACCGTTTAGTATTCCAGCTGCCGTAGGTTTTATTGCAGTGAGTGGGATTGCTGTTTTGAATGGAGTAGTTTATGCATCGACTTTAAAAGATGAAATTAATGCAGGAGTTGATATAGATAAAGCAGTTGTTTTTGCTGGAATTTTATCCTTACGACCTGTTCTCACTACAGAGTTTATTGCAGCGATTGGATTTTTGCCTATGGCTTTATCAACAATGGCTGGAGCGGAAGTTCAGAGACCACTGGCAACAGTTGTCATCTTTGGTGTGTTAGTTGCCACTGCGCTTTCTAGGCTAGTGTTACCATTTGTTATGGAATTTCTGTTAAAAATGGATGAAAAAAGAAAATCGGTGAAGGAACAAAATCGGATCAATCGAAGTACCAAACTCATTCAGATTGATATTGGAGAGGATGATGAACCAGAGCCACCGTTAGCAAAACCAAAAAGTCAAAAGCGAAAGTAG